CGGCCGCGAGGCCGGGGTTCGCGTTGGTGTCGACCTTCACGAACTTCACGTTCGGGTACTCCCGGCTGAGTTCGTCGATGATCGGCGCAATCTGCTTGCACGGCGAGCACCAGTCGGCCCAGTAGTCGACGACGACCAGTCGGTCGGCCATCAGCACCTCATCGACGAAGGTCTTGTCGGTCACGTCGGTCACTGCCACGATGTCGTTCTCCTGTTTCGGCGGTCTGGCGGCCAAGTTTACTGCGCGGCGTCCGCTGCGCCCACGAGCTCGCCGCGGTCCGCGACGGCCTGGAGGTAGCGTTCGGCGTCGAGGGCGGCGGAGCAGCCGGAGCCGGCGGCCGTGATGGCCTGACGGTAGGTGTGGTCCACGAGGTCGCCGCACGCGAACACGCCCGGCAGGTTGGTGGCGGTCGAACGGCCGTCGACAAGGACGTATCCCTCGTCGTCGAGCCCGATCTGCCCCTTCACGAGCTCGGAGCGCGGGTCGTGGCCGATGGCGATGAACAGCCCGTTCACGTCGACGTCCCTGGTCTCACCGGACAGGGTGTCGCGGAGCGTGACGGAGGAGACGGTCGGGTCGCCGTTGATGGCGACGACCTCGGAGTTCCAGGCGAAGGAGATCTTCGGATCGCGCTCGGCCCGCTCGATCATGATCTTCGAGGCGCGGAACTCGTCGCGACGGTGGATGATGACGACGCTGCTGCCGAAGCGGCTCAGGAAGGTGGCCTCCTCCATCGCGGAGTCGCCGCCGCCGACGACGGCGATCGGCTTGTCGCGGAAGAAGGCGCCGTCGCAGGTGGCACACCAGGAGACGCCGCGGCCGGAGAGACGGTCCTCGTCGGCCAGCCCGAGGCGGCGGTAGCCGGAACCCATGGCGAGGATGACGGACTTGGCGCGGTACTCGACGTCGTCGGAGTCCTTGACGATCTTCACGTCGCCGGTGAGGTCGACGGCGGTGACGTCGTCGGTGATGAGCGTCGCGCCGAACCGCTCGGCCTGGGCCCGCATCTTCGACATCAGGTCGGGGCCGTCAACGCCCTCGGGGAAGCCGGGGAAGTTCTCGACCTCGGTGGTGTTCATCAGGGCGCCGCCGGAGTCGAGCGCGCCCTCGAAGATCACCGGCTTCAGGTTCGCCCTGGCGGCGTAGATGGCGGCGGTGTAGCCGGCCGGGCCGGAGCCGATGATGATGACTTCGTGGATCGTGGACATTGCTTCCTCTCGCGTGGCCGGACCCATCCTAGGCGCTCGATCCAGGAGCAGCGGCTTCCCCGACGGCGAACGGGTCTTGATTCCGGCGGGCGGGCGGCGTGCAATGGCCCCATGGATCGGCAGCCAGGACGTGCCCCCGTCAGCGACATCGTCGTGGACGACTCCGCCTGCGAGTCCGACGACCTCGCCTTCTGCGGCGGCGTCCAGGTGACGGTGCCCGGCGCGTCCGCGTGGGGCGATCTCGTGGACCGCGCCGTCGACGAGGGGTGGGTCGGGATCGAAGCGCTGGGCGGCGTCCGTGGAACCGTCGCCGACGCCGTCCGGGACAACGCCCGCGCGCATGGTCAGGCCGTGGCCGACACCCTCGCGTCGGTCCGCACGTGGGACCGGCAGTCAGACGCGCAGCGGACCTTCGCCGTCGCCGACTGTCGCGTGGACGGCGACGCCCCGCTGCGCACGCGGCTGCCCGACGGCAGGGAGCGCTTCGACATCCTGGACGCCACATTCCTCTTCCGCCAGGGCGACCTGACGGCCCCCATCCACGACGAGGGGCTGGCCGAACGACTCGGCATCGGGCCCGGCGGCCGGGCGACGTTGGTCGCCCTCCGCGACGCGGCTCAGTTCTTCCAGGAGGACCGGTAGGCGAACGCCGCGTCGACGGCCTCCATCGGAACCTCCTCGAGCGTGGCCCAGCGCCACTTCGGGGAGTTGTCCTTGTCGTCCAGCAACGCACGCACGCCCTCGACGAAGTCGCCGTTGGGGATGACGGTCTCGGCAAGGCGCAGGTCCTGGTCCAGGACCTCGCCCAGATTCAGCCGCTGCGCCCGGATGAGGGCCCGCAGCGTCACGTGGACGGCGAACGGGGAACGGGCGCGGAGCTCGGCGCCCGCGGCGCGGGCACGCTCGTCGGGATGCGACTCGAGCGCGCGGACGATCTCGACCGCGTCGTCGGAGGCGTAACACTCCTCTATCCACGTCTGCGAGGGGTCGAACAGCGGGGCCTCGAGGACGCCGTCGCCGGACTCATCAGCCAGGTTCAGGAGCAGCGCGTCGCCGCCGTTGAAGCGGGCAGACGTCAGCGCGATGTGGCGGCCGACGGCGCCGGCGCGCGAGAGCTGATGCATGATGCCGACGTCGGGGATGATGCCGATCTTCGTCTCCGGCATGGCCATGACGGTGTCCGAGTAGACGATGCGTCGGTCGGCGTGTGCGCCGAGGCCGAGGCCGCCGCCCATCGTGATCCCCCGCATGTGGGTCGTGATCGGCTTGGGGTAGTTCGCGATCATCATGTCGAGCGCGTACTCGGTCTCCAGGAAGTGGAGCCAGGGGCCGCCGGAGCGGACGACGGACGCCAGGGTGCGCACATCGGCACCGGCGCAGAAGCCGCGATCGCCGGCGGCGACGATCTCCACCGCCGTCACGTCGTCGTCCTTCACCCACGCGGACAGGCTGGTGTACATCGCCAGCATCATCGGCTCGTCGAGGGCGTTGATCACCTGCGGCCTGTTGAGGGTGATGCGGGCGATGCCGTCGGTCACGTCAGTCAGGATGAGTTCGGACATGCGCGCAACAATAGTGTGTGCCGTCCCCTCCCCCTAGAAGCGGGGCGGGCTGGTGAGATCAATTGAGTCGGAGCCCGGGTTTCATGAGTGTCAGCACCGCCCGCGCGGTCTCCTGGTCGATGACAAGGTCGGTTGCTACGCCGGCCCTCAGCGCGCCGAGGATCGGCACAGCCTTCGACAGCCCGGTGACGGCGCAGATCCGCTTCGGGATCCGCTGCAGCTCCGCCGGAGTCATGCCCGTCGCCCGACGGTTGATCTCGAGGTCGCGGTACGAGCCGTCGGCGCGCAGCATCACGGTGTTGACGTCGCCGACGACCCCCTGGTCCCGCAACCCCTGCAGGTCGGACTCGTTCAGATAGTTGGATGCGTAGACGTGTGACTGGAGCTCAGAGTGGAGGCCGCCGACGCCGAACAGCGCGATGCGGCAGTTCGCGCGGACGGCGAGGATGTGGCGGGTGCTCTGCTCGCGCCACATGGCGTCGCGGGTGTCGGGGTCGTCGAAGAAGGCGGGCAGCGCCAGTTGTTGTTCCTGTCCGCGGAAGGCGACGGCGAACCTGTGCAGGATGCTGCCGACGTAGGGCAGTCCCGTCGTCTGGTGGTTGGCGCCGCCGTTGAGCCCGATGACCGTGACCCCGCTGAGATCGCGGGGGCGGACGTGGGTGGCGATGGCCGACGTGGTGGTCCCCCACGCCACGCCGAGGGTGTCGCCGTCCTGGATCAGGTCGGCGAGGAGGTCGGCGGCCATGCGGGCCACCTGGTCGAGGCGGAAGATGCTGCTCGCCCCCGGCCGCACCTGGACGATGTGGGCCTGCACGCCGAAGTACTTGTCGAACAGCTCGGCCATGCGTCCGAGCGGCCGCTCTGGGTCGACGATGGTGACCCGGACGAGGCCCCGGTCCCGTGCCTCCTTGAGCAGGCGCGAGATCGTCGAGCGTGACACGCCGAGCTGGTGCGCGATGGCATCCATCGTCTCGGACTGCACGTAGTACATGCGTGCGACGGTCAGCAGCGTCTCACTGGTCTTGTCGGTCATCATCCCCCCAGATTCTCGCCGATCCTACGGGGCCGCGGGCCCCGGCGATGCTTCTCACGCGTCGGCTGCACCGCAACCGGACGAGGGGGAGGGGCGGCGGCTGTCGACGATGCGACGCAACTGCTGCTCGAACGTGTCCCAGCCGTCCCCCAGCCGCTCGTGCCACTCGTCGTCCACCTCGGCCGCGATCCGGCGGACGAGCGCCTGGGCGCGTCGACCCTGGTCGGTGAGGGTCACCTTCTTGGCGCGTGCGTCGGCGGGGTCGGGGCCGGTGGTGATGTAGCCGGTGCGCTCCAGCTGGGCGATCTGTAGCGACAGTGCCTGCTTGCTGACACCGCTCGCCAGCGCCAGTTGACTGGCGCGGCAGTCGGTGGCGCTGACCCAGCGCAGGACGTTGCGGCTCAGCGCAGCCGTGAGATCGGCGAACTCGCTCGTCAC
The DNA window shown above is from Tessaracoccus defluvii and carries:
- the trxB gene encoding thioredoxin-disulfide reductase, translating into MGPATREEAMSTIHEVIIIGSGPAGYTAAIYAARANLKPVIFEGALDSGGALMNTTEVENFPGFPEGVDGPDLMSKMRAQAERFGATLITDDVTAVDLTGDVKIVKDSDDVEYRAKSVILAMGSGYRRLGLADEDRLSGRGVSWCATCDGAFFRDKPIAVVGGGDSAMEEATFLSRFGSSVVIIHRRDEFRASKIMIERAERDPKISFAWNSEVVAINGDPTVSSVTLRDTLSGETRDVDVNGLFIAIGHDPRSELVKGQIGLDDEGYVLVDGRSTATNLPGVFACGDLVDHTYRQAITAAGSGCSAALDAERYLQAVADRGELVGAADAAQ
- a CDS encoding sugar-binding transcriptional regulator; protein product: MTDKTSETLLTVARMYYVQSETMDAIAHQLGVSRSTISRLLKEARDRGLVRVTIVDPERPLGRMAELFDKYFGVQAHIVQVRPGASSIFRLDQVARMAADLLADLIQDGDTLGVAWGTTTSAIATHVRPRDLSGVTVIGLNGGANHQTTGLPYVGSILHRFAVAFRGQEQQLALPAFFDDPDTRDAMWREQSTRHILAVRANCRIALFGVGGLHSELQSHVYASNYLNESDLQGLRDQGVVGDVNTVMLRADGSYRDLEINRRATGMTPAELQRIPKRICAVTGLSKAVPILGALRAGVATDLVIDQETARAVLTLMKPGLRLN
- the trxA gene encoding thioredoxin encodes the protein MAVTDVTDKTFVDEVLMADRLVVVDYWADWCSPCKQIAPIIDELSREYPNVKFVKVDTNANPGLAAEQGVLSLPTLQFFQGGRVTKSLSGGKTKNALKKAIDELV
- a CDS encoding MarR family winged helix-turn-helix transcriptional regulator, whose translation is MAEQASTEHPAPPLSLLALLGQAHDTLEARFNEQLVTSEFADLTAALSRNVLRWVSATDCRASQLALASGVSKQALSLQIAQLERTGYITTGPDPADARAKKVTLTDQGRRAQALVRRIAAEVDDEWHERLGDGWDTFEQQLRRIVDSRRPSPSSGCGAADA
- a CDS encoding UDP-N-acetylmuramate dehydrogenase; translation: MDRQPGRAPVSDIVVDDSACESDDLAFCGGVQVTVPGASAWGDLVDRAVDEGWVGIEALGGVRGTVADAVRDNARAHGQAVADTLASVRTWDRQSDAQRTFAVADCRVDGDAPLRTRLPDGRERFDILDATFLFRQGDLTAPIHDEGLAERLGIGPGGRATLVALRDAAQFFQEDR
- a CDS encoding enoyl-CoA hydratase/isomerase family protein, which produces MSELILTDVTDGIARITLNRPQVINALDEPMMLAMYTSLSAWVKDDDVTAVEIVAAGDRGFCAGADVRTLASVVRSGGPWLHFLETEYALDMMIANYPKPITTHMRGITMGGGLGLGAHADRRIVYSDTVMAMPETKIGIIPDVGIMHQLSRAGAVGRHIALTSARFNGGDALLLNLADESGDGVLEAPLFDPSQTWIEECYASDDAVEIVRALESHPDERARAAGAELRARSPFAVHVTLRALIRAQRLNLGEVLDQDLRLAETVIPNGDFVEGVRALLDDKDNSPKWRWATLEEVPMEAVDAAFAYRSSWKN